The following are encoded together in the Magnetospirillum gryphiswaldense MSR-1 v2 genome:
- a CDS encoding PilZ domain-containing protein yields MKRHIFAARENVQIGDFDRRRHSRHDGAGLVVELEGQSLPVIDVSTGGISLRDLDRKIGDRFRLVLTRSGGLAGIATECEVVGKEGRLVRLTFTRPTLPLLRLVVAHVSTLTGVPPHLLKFE; encoded by the coding sequence ATGAAACGCCATATCTTCGCCGCGCGAGAGAACGTTCAGATCGGTGACTTTGACCGTCGCCGGCACTCCCGTCACGACGGCGCTGGTCTGGTGGTGGAGCTCGAGGGGCAAAGCCTGCCGGTGATCGATGTTTCCACCGGGGGTATCAGCCTGCGCGATCTTGACCGCAAGATTGGTGATCGCTTCCGTCTGGTGCTTACCCGCTCGGGCGGTCTGGCCGGTATTGCGACCGAATGTGAGGTGGTGGGCAAGGAAGGTCGTCTGGTTCGGCTGACTTTCACGCGTCCGACCTTGCCGCTGTTGCGGTTGGTGGTCGCCCATGTCAGCACCCTGACCGGGGTGCCGCCGCATCTGCTGAAGTTCGAGTAA